One window from the genome of Hydractinia symbiolongicarpus strain clone_291-10 chromosome 1, HSymV2.1, whole genome shotgun sequence encodes:
- the LOC130630817 gene encoding uncharacterized protein LOC130630817, whose protein sequence is MAYSNDETYQHLGSFGLLNGVMVKISDKFKPPRKICLPHDWFPSDPSDLLSYQYNFQKEEQAIQLAEEERLINQKQEIVEEPEYSEDDYENAEIEHQHSNIEASSEECNEQRERETEILTPSIVVNIKLNNQVKGNKFNINFEEFENQNQNPFEMVELQTLDEFDELRSVLEPKSVNYKKKVIRSKAESTTEDNLDLSIFTSVYPVTSHEDKNTVDTLVDTTSYDEPKTFDSNFKNGTLNWTKFDTESNSTYIPQYRSTNPFQPDPINQTDLNVSNIQYMSRSPPACSANSYNAIIPNTTPPFSSLEYDAPSNGTVSGLSRTKSLPNLQDQEDYENFEAFSRPRTTSRGDMKASFHKSSEQIQPSDANVPMGRIENIMKQYNFQRITEPTNPSQFSTNTNNVSTIDFAQNARSPDVTVSAQQFMPQPLSTQQCVPQSNINTQQYVASPVVNTQQFMPQQAINAQQPFITNQLSPETNYPSALMHNSIGNYVPPYMNSLSHAPTVNSLTHAPTSIYSSATQSIPTNCPPLYQNTYGSPKSGPMLIKSQMNSSAQNHINISPGNQNISLPPQLPPASNKLYGRGVLRPALREHVQPINNFGSGDSNSAVCFGQQSSGAQIQNNSEGTISQPKPAFHQSPLASAETTHVDSWLLDQTHMLSTSEKNFAYQLSAMGFALPCVSRTIKRLGLDDKEVLDFLCLVQDLRDKGYASDDVEVALLNIENKEKVTDYLDMVATFKELGFPPKDIHAALKETSCDQNKALDYLTR, encoded by the exons ATATGTTTGCCACATGATTGGTTTCCATCTGATCCAAGTGATCTGCTGAGCTATCAG TATAATTTTCAGAAGGAGGAACAAGCCATCCAATTGGCTGAAGAAGAACGACTGATCAATCAGAAACAAGAAATTGTGGAAGAGCCTGAATATTCTGAAGACGATTACGAAAATGCAGAAATTGAGCACCAGCATAGTAATATTGAAGCTAGCAGTGAAGAGTGTAATGAGCAGAGAGAAAGAGAGACAGAAATATTAACCCCATCAATTGTGGTAAATATAAAACTGAATAATCAAGTCAAAGGCAATAAATTTAATATTAATTTCGAAGagtttgaaaatcaaaatcagaaTCCATTTGAAATGGTTGAGTTACAAACCCTTGATGAATTTGATGAACTTCGTTCTGTTCTTGAACCTAAATCTGTTaactataaaaagaaagttattcgATCCAAAGCTGAAAGTACAACAGAAGACAATCTTGATTTGAGTATATTTACTTCTGTTTATCCAGTGACCTCTCATGAGGACAAAAATACTGTTGATACTCTAGTTGATACTACATCTTACGACGAACCAAAAACATTTgattctaattttaaaaatggaactCTAAATTGGACAAAATTTGATACAGAATCCAATTCAACGTATATTCCTCAATATCGCAGTACCAATCCATTTCAACCAGATCCTATCAATCAAACAGATTTAAATGTTTCGAATATTCAGTATATGTCTCGTTCTCCACCAGCTTGCTCAGCAAATTCATACAATGCAATTATTCCAAATACCACACCCCCTTTTAGTTCATTAGAGTATGATGCTCCGTCCAATGGAACTGTGTCAGGTTTATCTAGAACGAAATCTCTTCCAAACTTACAAGATCAAGAGGATTATGAAAATTTTGAAGCATTTTCAAGACCTCGCACAACATCAAGAGGTGACATGAAAGCAAGTTTTCACAAAAGTTCTGAGCAAATTCAACCTTCTGATGCAAATGTACCAATGGGTCGCATTGAGAATATTATGAAACAGTATAACTTTCAGAGAATAACTGAACCCACTAACCCTTCCCAGTTCTCCACAAACACAAATAATGTCAGTACAATTGACTTTGCTCAGAATGCACGAAGCCCTGACGTAACCGTAAGTGCACAACAATTCATGCCTCAGCCTTTAAGCACACAACAGTGTGTGCCACAGTCTAATATAAACACACAACAGTATGTAGCAAGTCCTGTTGTAAACACACAACAGTTCATGCCACAGCAAGCAATAAATGCACAACAGCCATTTATTACTAATCAGTTATCACCAGAAACAAACTATCCTAGTGCATTAATGCACAATAGTATTGGTAACTATGTCCCGCCATACATGAACTCGCTTAGCCATGCACCAACTGTGAACTCGCTTACTCATGCACCAACCAGTATATATTCATCTGCCACGCAAAGTATACCAACCAATTGTCCACCATTGTACCAAAATACATATGGCAGTCCAAAGAGTGGACCCATGTTAATTAAATCACAGATGAACAGTAGTGCACAAAATCATATTAATATTTCGCCAGGAAATCAAAATATATCTTTGCCACCCCAACTACCACCGGCAAGCAATAAATTATATGGACGGGGTGTGCTTCGACCTGCTCTTCGTGAACATGTGCAACCTATAAACAATTTTGGATCAGGTGATTCGAACTCAGCTGTGTGTTTTGGCCAGCAAAGCAGTGGTGCTCaaatacagaataattcagag ggAACCATTTCTCAACCCAAACCTGCATTTCATCAAAGTCCACTGGCATCCGCTGAAACGACGCACGTTGACTCGTGGCTTCTCGACCAAACTCACATGCTTTCAACAAGCGAGAAGAACTTTGCATATCAATTGAGTGCTATGGGTTTTGCATTACCATGCGTGTCTCGAACCATAAAACGATTGGGTTTGGATGATAAAGAG GTTTTGGATTTTCTTTGTCTCGTTCAAGATTTGAGAGATAAAGGTTACGCCTCTGATGACGTAGAGGTCGCTCTTTTAAAtattgaaaacaaagaaaag GTAACAGACTATCTAGATATGGTCGCTACTTTCAAAGAACTCGGCTTTCCACCTAAAGATATTCATGCAGCCCTAAAAGAAACATCATGTGACCAAAACAAAGCACTCGATTACCTCACCAGGTAG